One Deltaproteobacteria bacterium genomic window, GAAAGGCCGTGATCTTCCGTCCCGAAGAGAAGAGCGATCCGGTCGTCGGGATGGACCGTCAAAAGGCGTTTTGCCATCTCCCGGGGCAAACGGCTCTCTCCCTGAAAGCGGGGCCGGTCGGGGGGAACGGTCCCCACAACAAGATTGCATCCGGCAAGAGCCGCAGGAAGATCGACGAAGACCTCCGCCCGGTGGAGGATCTCCTTCGCCGACACAGCCATCCACTCGGCAATCTCGGCCCTGTGATCGCAGGGTTGGACAAGCCGGAGCCTCGACAACCCCATGTTTTTCATCGCCCGCACAACGGAACCGACATTGCCGGGATGGAGGGGGTGGGAGAGTACAACAGTGATCCGGTCAAGATGTTCTTTCATTTTTTTCCTTGGAAAAAACCTCAAGGATTGCAATTGCATCTTTTGCAGTGTATAGTTTTTTCAGAAGGGATGCAAGATCCGACCTGCTCTAAACATTGATGAAGTCGTAAAAAGTCGTTTTCCGGATTCCGTTCATGGTTCGACAGGCTCACCACGAACGGAATATCAATCACTTACACCGTTCGCCTGAGCTTGTCGAAGGGCTTCGTGACTTTTTACGACACCATCAACATTGTACCAGGAGGAATGAATGGGACTTTTCAACAAAAAGACGCGGCTCATGAGTCTTTCCAGCGGCGC contains:
- a CDS encoding RNA methyltransferase, encoding MKEHLDRITVVLSHPLHPGNVGSVVRAMKNMGLSRLRLVQPCDHRAEIAEWMAVSAKEILHRAEVFVDLPAALAGCNLVVGTVPPDRPRFQGESRLPREMAKRLLTVHPDDRIALLFGTEDHGLSNEELDLCHEFVTIPSHPAFPSLNLSHAVMVIAYEIYAVDGGASGRADRSIADSVLQEQMFSQMEETLSRIGFLNRENPRHIMRDLRRIFGRAKLNDREVRILRGILRQVDWAVNDHG